One genomic segment of uncultured Ilyobacter sp. includes these proteins:
- a CDS encoding 2-oxoacid:acceptor oxidoreductase subunit alpha, whose product MSQIKFMQGNEACVEGAIAAGMKFFAGYPITPSTEVMEKSAEMLPKVEGKFIQMEDEIAGIAAAIGGSIAGSKSMTATSGPGFSLKMENLGYAIIAEIPLVVVNVQRSGPSTGLPTSPSQGDMMQAKWGTHGDHPVIAITPSTVQECYTLTARAFNLAEKYRMPVLFMLDEVVGHMREKVVLDPALIEEIVDRAKPAKDDASYLPYGVTGDELVPKMAAFGEGHRYHITGLVHDETGFPTNSTKVADKLMTRLMDKVEKNKDDIIQYEEYMMEDAEYIIFSYGSTARSSKQAVMDLREKGVKAGLFRAITIWPFPEERIRELAEKSKGILVAEMNLGQMVLEVERISNGKCPVKLMGKGNGEFISPAEILEKFEEVM is encoded by the coding sequence ATGAGCCAAATTAAATTTATGCAAGGTAATGAAGCGTGTGTTGAGGGTGCCATCGCTGCTGGAATGAAATTTTTTGCGGGATATCCTATCACACCATCTACTGAAGTTATGGAAAAATCTGCTGAAATGCTCCCTAAAGTTGAAGGTAAATTTATTCAGATGGAAGATGAGATCGCCGGTATAGCTGCTGCTATCGGAGGATCAATTGCAGGATCAAAGTCTATGACTGCTACAAGCGGACCAGGTTTTTCTCTTAAAATGGAAAACTTAGGATATGCTATAATCGCTGAGATTCCTTTAGTCGTTGTAAATGTCCAGAGAAGCGGACCTAGTACAGGACTTCCTACATCTCCGTCTCAGGGGGATATGATGCAGGCTAAGTGGGGAACTCACGGTGACCATCCTGTAATCGCTATAACACCTTCTACGGTACAAGAGTGCTATACTCTCACAGCTAGAGCTTTCAATCTGGCTGAAAAATACAGAATGCCTGTTCTTTTCATGCTAGATGAAGTAGTTGGACACATGAGAGAAAAGGTAGTTCTAGACCCGGCTCTTATAGAGGAAATAGTCGACAGAGCAAAACCTGCAAAAGACGATGCCTCTTACCTTCCTTACGGAGTAACAGGCGATGAGCTTGTTCCTAAGATGGCAGCTTTTGGAGAAGGTCACAGATACCATATTACAGGTCTTGTACATGATGAGACAGGTTTCCCTACAAACAGTACAAAGGTTGCTGATAAGCTGATGACCAGGCTTATGGATAAAGTTGAAAAAAATAAAGATGATATTATACAGTATGAAGAATATATGATGGAAGATGCAGAATACATTATCTTCTCTTACGGAAGTACAGCTAGGTCTTCAAAGCAAGCGGTTATGGACTTAAGAGAGAAGGGTGTCAAAGCTGGACTATTTAGAGCTATCACAATCTGGCCTTTCCCTGAAGAGAGAATCAGAGAATTAGCCGAAAAATCTAAGGGAATTCTTGTGGCTGAGATGAATCTTGGACAGATGGTTCTTGAGGTGGAGCGTATTTCCAACGGAAAATGTCCTGTAAAACTAATGGGTAAAGGCAACGGGGAGTTCATAAGCCCTGCGGAAATATTAGAAAAATTTGAGGAGGTAATGTAA
- a CDS encoding 4Fe-4S binding protein produces the protein MEKQVLVVKKGLCKGCGICVEFCPKDVLDMTEGKVNVKNIEACIKCNMCGKLCPDYAIGIRRNG, from the coding sequence GTGGAAAAACAAGTACTTGTCGTAAAAAAAGGTTTATGTAAGGGATGCGGAATATGTGTTGAATTCTGTCCAAAGGATGTTTTGGATATGACAGAGGGAAAAGTCAATGTAAAAAATATTGAGGCATGTATAAAGTGTAATATGTGTGGAAAACTATGTCCCGATTATGCTATCGGTATTAGGAGGAATGGGTAA
- a CDS encoding LytTR family DNA-binding domain-containing protein, with product MIKLFIVDDEKYIRNEIRYFLEKHDGIEVCGESGDGDKALEMIEKLEPDCVFMDINLQNNSGMLIARKISEKKNHPLIVFATAYDNYAVQGFELNAVDYILKPFSEERIKLTIERIKEKILSEKYYSGEKDRNLENESNTSLEKLCIQKNNKLMLIDVHKIVFIKSEKNIVTVHTPDAIYECSYSLKDLESRLREDKFMRIHKSTIINLDYIDEIIPWFNYTYKIEVKGIKNCDIQVSRNYLKKFKIFFGI from the coding sequence ATGATTAAGCTTTTTATTGTAGATGATGAGAAATATATAAGAAATGAGATAAGATATTTTTTGGAAAAACATGACGGCATTGAAGTGTGTGGAGAGAGTGGAGACGGCGACAAAGCTTTAGAGATGATAGAAAAATTAGAACCAGACTGCGTATTTATGGATATAAACCTTCAAAATAATAGTGGAATGTTGATTGCCAGAAAAATATCTGAGAAAAAAAATCATCCGTTAATTGTTTTTGCAACGGCATATGATAATTATGCAGTACAGGGATTTGAGTTGAATGCGGTAGATTATATATTGAAACCATTTTCAGAAGAAAGAATAAAATTGACAATTGAAAGAATCAAAGAGAAAATACTGAGTGAAAAATACTATAGTGGAGAAAAAGATCGAAATTTAGAAAATGAAAGTAATACTTCTCTTGAAAAGCTATGTATTCAAAAGAATAATAAATTAATGTTGATAGATGTTCATAAAATAGTTTTTATAAAGTCAGAAAAAAATATTGTTACGGTACACACTCCTGATGCTATTTATGAATGTAGCTATTCTTTAAAAGATCTAGAAAGCAGATTGAGAGAAGATAAGTTTATGAGAATACATAAGAGTACGATAATAAATTTGGATTATATAGATGAGATTATTCCCTGGTTTAATTATACTTATAAAATAGAAGTAAAGGGGATTAAAAACTGTGATATACAGGTCAGTAGAAATTATTTAAAGAAATTTAAGATTTTTTTTGGAATTTAA
- a CDS encoding TAXI family TRAP transporter solute-binding subunit, which yields MRNKSFILVVFVLFLVMVMTGCSGDKKESAESKKTENVFVTIATGGSSGAYFALGGAISNQLNQKIEGVNSSVQSTGASAVNATLLGTEKVELAFAMNDVVSYAYTGTEVFKEKGKVENLRGVAALYPNFVQLITVEKTGIKEVSDLKGKRVGVGAPGSGTEVNARQILKAYGITYDDIKADYLSYAEAIEQMKNGAVDAAFLTSGLPNSTIMDLATTQDVKIIPIRKDAVEKLAEEYPFYASEVIPAGTYDNKEDVETAAVQTLLVTRADLSDDLVYNITKTIFENLDALKETHSAANSIKLESVRKGMPIPLHPGAEKYFNEHK from the coding sequence ATGAGAAATAAAAGTTTTATATTAGTGGTATTTGTTCTTTTTTTAGTCATGGTAATGACGGGATGTTCAGGGGATAAGAAAGAAAGCGCCGAAAGTAAAAAAACTGAAAATGTATTTGTTACTATCGCTACAGGAGGAAGTTCAGGAGCATATTTTGCCTTGGGAGGGGCCATATCAAATCAACTCAATCAAAAGATAGAAGGGGTTAATTCTTCTGTACAGTCAACGGGAGCTTCTGCAGTAAATGCCACATTGTTGGGTACAGAAAAAGTGGAACTGGCATTTGCTATGAATGACGTGGTCAGCTATGCTTATACCGGAACAGAGGTTTTTAAAGAAAAAGGTAAAGTAGAAAACTTAAGAGGGGTAGCAGCACTGTATCCTAACTTTGTACAGCTAATAACAGTAGAAAAAACAGGAATTAAAGAAGTATCGGACTTAAAAGGTAAGAGAGTCGGAGTGGGAGCACCGGGAAGTGGAACGGAAGTAAACGCCCGTCAGATCCTAAAGGCTTACGGAATAACTTATGATGATATCAAGGCAGATTATCTTTCATATGCAGAAGCTATAGAGCAGATGAAAAATGGGGCTGTAGATGCTGCGTTTCTAACTTCAGGTCTTCCAAACTCTACTATAATGGATTTGGCCACAACTCAAGATGTTAAAATCATACCTATCAGAAAAGATGCAGTAGAAAAACTTGCAGAAGAGTATCCTTTCTATGCTTCTGAGGTTATTCCTGCTGGAACTTATGACAATAAGGAAGATGTGGAAACAGCTGCAGTACAGACGCTTCTTGTTACAAGAGCGGATCTAAGTGATGATCTAGTATACAATATAACAAAGACAATTTTTGAAAATTTAGATGCCTTGAAAGAAACTCACTCTGCTGCAAACAGTATAAAGCTTGAATCAGTAAGAAAAGGGATGCCTATACCGCTTCATCCTGGAGCAGAAAAATATTTTAACGAACATAAATAA
- a CDS encoding TRAP transporter permease gives MEEKKLQDDEEIISCSDSTCDVQPEVADDELLEKFDTEARFRKFGRNTTPGKIVFIMAVALSIFHLYTAWRGPLVTLMHRAVHTSVIMSLIFILYPFTKKSSKNKPAILDWIFSLLSLGLGAYIVINYNSLVMRAGAPNDTDIVFGIVAVLLVLEAARRITGKEIAILATIFLLYAFLGPRLPGLIAHRGYGIRDIADYMYLSTEGIYGIAIGVSSTYIFLFVLFGAFLQKSGMGQFFNDLSMALAGSGKGGPAKVAVISSGFLGSINGSAIANVVTTGAFTIPLMKKIGYNKEFAGGVEAAASCGGQILPPVMGATAFIMAEYLGVKYITIAKSAVIPALLYYLGVIVIIHLRACKRGLNGLPKDQLPKAGLVLKEKGHLLLPLFGLLYFLLSGKTPIYAAFWSILLTIVASGIKKETRMSFKDIIDSLESGARTALGVAMSCAVVGLIIGVATQTGFGLKLAGAILFLGKGKLFLTLVLTMLACIVLGMGLPSIPAYIITATMAAPALYKMGVPHLVSHMFVFYFGMLANLTPPVALAAFAGAGIAGGSPSKTGFEAVKLALAGFIVPYVFVYSPSLLLINTTPSKTLLVVITASVGVMALGAAVEGYLNKNLNIIERLLLLAAALLMIKPGLYTDLTGVILFVSIFTLGRVKVKKEASKA, from the coding sequence ATGGAAGAAAAAAAACTTCAAGATGATGAAGAAATAATTAGCTGCTCGGATTCAACATGTGATGTGCAACCTGAAGTTGCAGATGATGAGCTACTTGAAAAATTTGACACAGAGGCTAGGTTTAGAAAATTCGGAAGAAATACCACTCCGGGTAAAATTGTATTTATAATGGCAGTGGCCTTATCAATTTTTCATTTGTACACAGCATGGAGAGGGCCTCTGGTTACTCTTATGCATAGGGCGGTCCATACATCAGTGATAATGTCTTTGATATTTATTCTTTATCCATTTACCAAAAAGTCTTCTAAGAACAAGCCAGCAATACTGGATTGGATTTTTTCACTTCTTTCATTGGGGCTTGGAGCCTATATAGTCATTAATTATAATTCACTGGTAATGAGAGCAGGTGCACCTAATGATACAGATATAGTTTTTGGTATTGTGGCCGTACTTTTGGTATTAGAAGCTGCGAGGAGAATAACTGGAAAGGAGATAGCAATTCTGGCTACAATCTTTCTTCTATATGCATTTTTAGGGCCTAGACTCCCTGGTCTTATTGCACACAGAGGCTATGGGATAAGGGATATTGCAGATTACATGTATCTCTCTACAGAGGGAATATACGGTATAGCTATAGGGGTTTCTTCTACTTATATATTTCTTTTTGTTTTGTTTGGTGCTTTTCTTCAGAAATCTGGGATGGGACAGTTTTTCAATGATCTATCTATGGCTCTTGCAGGATCTGGAAAAGGTGGACCTGCAAAGGTTGCAGTAATTTCAAGTGGGTTTTTGGGGTCGATAAATGGAAGTGCCATTGCTAACGTTGTTACCACTGGAGCTTTTACTATACCTCTTATGAAAAAAATAGGTTATAATAAGGAGTTTGCTGGTGGAGTAGAAGCTGCAGCCTCTTGTGGGGGACAGATATTACCTCCTGTTATGGGAGCTACTGCCTTTATTATGGCAGAATATCTGGGAGTTAAATACATAACTATAGCAAAATCAGCTGTAATTCCGGCACTTCTATACTATCTAGGGGTAATAGTAATAATACATTTGAGAGCTTGCAAGAGGGGACTCAATGGCCTGCCAAAGGATCAACTTCCTAAAGCCGGGTTGGTATTGAAGGAAAAAGGACATCTTTTGCTTCCATTGTTTGGACTGCTCTATTTTCTTTTGAGTGGGAAGACACCTATTTATGCTGCATTTTGGTCAATACTTCTGACAATAGTTGCCAGCGGAATTAAGAAAGAGACCAGAATGAGTTTTAAGGATATAATAGACTCGCTAGAGAGTGGAGCACGTACTGCTCTTGGTGTTGCCATGTCCTGTGCAGTAGTAGGCCTGATAATCGGAGTAGCAACCCAGACAGGTTTTGGATTGAAGCTTGCAGGAGCGATCTTATTTTTGGGGAAAGGAAAGTTGTTCTTGACGCTGGTACTGACAATGTTAGCGTGTATAGTTTTAGGAATGGGTCTTCCATCGATTCCGGCGTATATAATAACTGCCACGATGGCAGCTCCGGCACTTTATAAAATGGGGGTTCCACACCTTGTATCACATATGTTTGTATTTTATTTTGGAATGCTTGCTAATCTCACTCCTCCAGTTGCATTAGCAGCCTTTGCAGGAGCAGGTATAGCAGGAGGGAGTCCTTCAAAAACCGGATTTGAGGCTGTGAAACTGGCACTTGCAGGGTTTATAGTTCCATATGTTTTTGTGTACTCTCCATCGCTTCTGCTTATTAATACAACCCCTTCAAAAACATTATTGGTGGTAATAACTGCTTCGGTTGGAGTAATGGCGCTAGGGGCTGCAGTAGAAGGATATCTCAATAAAAATTTAAATATTATAGAAAGACTTCTGCTTCTTGCAGCCGCCTTACTTATGATCAAACCCGGATTGTATACTGATCTGACGGGTGTAATATTATTTGTATCAATTTTTACACTTGGAAGAGTGAAAGTAAAGAAAGAAGCTTCGAAGGCATGA
- a CDS encoding OmpA family protein: MTKKLLAAALIITSLSACQSTNPYTREEQFNKTSKYAVGGAVVGAVAGQVIGKDTEGTLKGAAAGTALGAGLGYYFDRQEAALRQELERTGVSLRRTAENTLELVMPGNLTFRSGSADINSEFYDVLDSVAKILVEYKNTTIFVSGHTDNTGSLAVNQRLSKDRANSVGRYLSSRGVLSSRISSQGFDYQFPIASNSTASGREQNRRVEIEITGGTK; encoded by the coding sequence ATGACAAAAAAATTATTAGCTGCAGCACTGATAATAACATCACTGTCAGCTTGTCAGAGTACAAACCCATATACAAGAGAGGAACAATTTAATAAAACTAGTAAATATGCTGTAGGAGGGGCCGTAGTCGGGGCTGTTGCAGGGCAGGTTATAGGCAAGGATACAGAGGGGACACTGAAAGGTGCCGCTGCTGGTACTGCTCTAGGAGCAGGTCTTGGTTACTATTTCGACAGACAGGAAGCAGCTCTCAGACAGGAGCTTGAAAGAACCGGGGTAAGCCTTAGAAGAACTGCAGAAAACACTCTAGAGCTTGTAATGCCTGGAAATCTAACATTTAGGTCTGGAAGTGCTGACATCAACAGTGAGTTCTACGACGTATTAGATTCTGTGGCAAAAATTCTTGTAGAGTACAAAAATACCACAATCTTCGTGTCAGGACATACTGACAATACAGGCTCTCTGGCTGTAAATCAGAGACTTTCTAAAGATAGGGCCAACAGTGTAGGAAGATATCTTTCTTCTAGAGGAGTTCTCTCTTCTAGAATATCTTCTCAGGGATTTGATTATCAGTTCCCTATCGCCTCAAACTCAACTGCATCTGGAAGGGAGCAGAACAGGAGGGTAGAGATAGAGATTACAGGAGGAACTAAATAG
- a CDS encoding efflux RND transporter permease subunit: MIIKKIVTDISIKYSKYVISFFILMTVILAIFIPRIKIDTDPENMLSQENFVRKFHDYAKEEFLLNDIIVVGIVNEKRNEGVFNPKTLQDIHTLTENIKTWDGVIKEDIISPSTQDNIRQGGVGEVIFEWLMKEPPKNIEDSIKVKNNIMSNPVLKGTMVSEDGKALALYIPIKSKDLSYEYSVRIKKIISEFNNGDSYYISGLPVAEDTFGVLMFKQMEISAPLAMLIIFLLLKVFFKKTSLILSPMIISIMSVLMTMGLLIGMGYKVHIMSSMIPIFLMPIAVVDSVHILSVFHDLYPEYKNKESALRSTMDELFVPMLYTSLTTCVGFASLALTPIPPVRIFGLFVAFGIAMAWILTVAFIPAYIILFIKEESLSDFGKDEDSKGTFIDAILKKNSDFTFVHYKKIIAATCILVLISIYGISRIIINDNPVIWFEKNHEIREADRILNKHFAGTYMAYLVLEREYTAEDMKNSLEKTRSLFDEYETDLGESLYKDLNHAADSVYKKMADSQNYSVQEYYSMVKDEVELAMDENDSFDLEYIYDTLGEYHSESQTFKNPEMLRYIEGLSKQLDTNPNVGKSNSIIQIVKKVYQELLGGQEEDFRIPDTSSGVAQSLLSFQNSHTPQMLWHFVTPDYEKGNIWVQLKNGDNKSMQEVTESIEVWMEENNSPMKIKHNWAGLTYVNVVWQNEMVRGMLSSLIGSFVVVFLMMAFLFKSPLWGILSMIPLSVTVLFSYGMIGLVGKSYDMPVAVLSSLTLGLSVDFAIHFIERARDIYSEEKDWKVTLDKMHEKPARAVVKNAIIISVAFLPLLLAPLVPYKTVGILISAILMVSSIATFIILPALIKPLKERLFL, from the coding sequence ATGATAATAAAAAAAATAGTTACCGATATATCAATAAAATATTCTAAATATGTGATATCCTTCTTCATACTCATGACTGTCATTCTCGCTATTTTTATACCAAGGATAAAAATAGATACAGATCCAGAAAATATGCTTTCACAAGAAAACTTTGTGAGAAAATTTCATGATTATGCCAAAGAGGAGTTCCTTCTAAATGACATTATTGTGGTCGGGATAGTAAATGAAAAGAGAAATGAAGGAGTATTCAATCCAAAAACTTTGCAGGATATCCATACTCTTACAGAGAATATAAAAACATGGGACGGAGTCATAAAAGAAGATATAATCTCCCCGTCTACTCAGGACAACATAAGACAGGGAGGAGTCGGGGAAGTTATCTTTGAGTGGCTTATGAAGGAACCTCCGAAAAATATAGAGGATTCTATAAAAGTCAAAAACAATATCATGTCAAATCCGGTACTAAAGGGGACCATGGTCTCAGAGGACGGAAAGGCCCTGGCATTATATATCCCAATAAAATCAAAGGACCTCAGTTATGAATATTCAGTACGAATAAAAAAGATAATCTCAGAATTCAATAACGGGGACTCTTACTATATAAGTGGCCTTCCTGTGGCTGAAGATACATTTGGTGTGCTTATGTTTAAGCAGATGGAAATTTCTGCCCCTTTAGCCATGTTAATAATTTTTCTTTTATTAAAGGTTTTTTTCAAAAAAACCAGCTTAATACTTTCACCAATGATTATTTCTATCATGAGTGTGTTAATGACAATGGGGCTTCTCATAGGAATGGGGTATAAAGTACATATTATGAGCTCTATGATACCAATATTTCTGATGCCAATAGCCGTAGTAGATTCCGTCCATATTTTGAGCGTGTTTCATGACCTTTATCCAGAATATAAGAATAAAGAATCTGCTCTTCGAAGTACTATGGATGAACTATTTGTTCCTATGCTCTATACCTCACTCACAACCTGTGTCGGATTTGCATCCCTTGCCCTAACCCCTATACCTCCTGTCAGAATTTTTGGTTTATTCGTGGCCTTTGGTATAGCCATGGCATGGATTCTCACTGTGGCATTTATCCCTGCCTATATAATTTTATTTATAAAAGAGGAGTCCCTCTCAGATTTCGGAAAGGATGAAGACTCTAAGGGCACCTTCATAGATGCCATTCTCAAAAAGAATAGTGATTTTACCTTTGTTCACTATAAAAAAATAATTGCGGCAACCTGTATCTTAGTACTTATCTCAATTTATGGTATCAGCAGGATAATTATAAACGACAATCCTGTCATCTGGTTTGAAAAAAATCATGAGATCAGAGAGGCAGACAGGATTTTGAACAAACACTTTGCCGGAACATACATGGCCTATCTGGTTCTAGAAAGAGAGTATACTGCTGAGGATATGAAAAATTCCCTTGAAAAAACCAGGTCCTTATTTGACGAATACGAGACAGATCTAGGAGAATCTCTGTATAAAGATCTCAACCATGCTGCTGACTCTGTCTATAAAAAAATGGCTGACTCACAGAATTACTCTGTCCAGGAGTATTATTCCATGGTAAAAGATGAGGTAGAACTTGCTATGGATGAAAATGATTCCTTCGACCTAGAATATATCTACGATACATTAGGGGAGTATCACTCTGAAAGCCAGACATTCAAAAATCCGGAAATGCTAAGATATATCGAGGGACTGTCTAAGCAGCTAGATACAAATCCCAATGTAGGTAAAAGCAACAGCATCATACAGATAGTAAAAAAAGTCTACCAGGAACTGTTAGGTGGTCAAGAAGAGGACTTTAGGATACCAGACACATCTTCCGGTGTTGCACAATCTCTTTTATCATTCCAAAACAGCCACACTCCTCAGATGCTTTGGCACTTTGTGACTCCTGACTATGAAAAGGGAAATATCTGGGTGCAACTGAAAAACGGGGACAACAAAAGTATGCAGGAGGTAACCGAGAGTATAGAGGTCTGGATGGAAGAAAACAATTCTCCTATGAAAATAAAACATAATTGGGCTGGACTCACCTATGTCAATGTAGTATGGCAAAATGAGATGGTTCGTGGGATGTTAAGCTCCCTCATAGGTTCCTTTGTCGTTGTTTTTCTCATGATGGCATTTCTTTTTAAATCACCTTTATGGGGAATTCTTAGCATGATCCCACTAAGTGTTACTGTTTTATTCTCTTACGGCATGATAGGATTAGTTGGTAAAAGCTACGATATGCCTGTAGCAGTACTCTCATCACTGACCTTAGGACTCTCTGTGGACTTTGCTATACATTTCATCGAGAGAGCACGTGATATATATTCAGAGGAGAAGGATTGGAAGGTCACTTTAGATAAGATGCATGAGAAACCTGCGAGGGCAGTTGTAAAAAATGCAATAATCATATCTGTTGCATTTTTACCTCTTTTGCTTGCTCCTCTGGTCCCATATAAAACCGTTGGTATTTTAATATCCGCTATTTTAATGGTTTCCTCTATAGCCACTTTTATAATTCTGCCTGCACTTATAAAACCCCTCAAAGAAAGGTTATTTTTATAA
- a CDS encoding outer membrane lipoprotein-sorting protein, whose product MKKLWLIFILLLLGSLAFAVDVDEIVRKAYNAAYYAGEDGRATVDMEIVDKNGRIRERRIIMLRKDIFDGREQMYYAYFKEPSDVKNMVFMVHKNVEKDDDRWLYLPALDLVKRIASTDKRSSFVGSDFTYEDISGRSITEDIHQLTGEDSSSYIIKNTPKTSEDFAYFVTYIDKKNYLPIKAEYYNSSGKIYRRITAEKVEIIEGFPTITLMKADEIEKGTYTTNRFSDVTYNLGMEDDIFTERYLRRPPRKWLR is encoded by the coding sequence ATGAAAAAACTCTGGCTTATATTTATACTGCTTCTACTTGGATCACTTGCCTTTGCTGTCGACGTAGATGAAATAGTTAGAAAGGCCTATAATGCCGCCTATTATGCAGGTGAAGATGGCCGGGCTACTGTGGATATGGAGATAGTAGATAAAAACGGAAGAATCAGAGAAAGGCGTATCATTATGTTAAGGAAGGATATCTTCGACGGAAGGGAGCAGATGTACTATGCCTATTTCAAAGAACCTTCCGATGTAAAAAACATGGTTTTTATGGTTCACAAGAATGTAGAAAAAGATGACGACAGATGGCTTTATCTCCCTGCCCTTGATCTCGTAAAAAGGATAGCCTCCACAGACAAGAGGAGCAGTTTTGTAGGGTCTGATTTTACCTATGAAGATATCTCAGGACGTTCTATAACAGAGGACATTCATCAGCTGACCGGTGAAGACAGCTCTTCTTACATAATAAAAAATACCCCCAAAACTTCTGAAGATTTTGCATACTTTGTAACTTATATAGATAAAAAGAATTATCTGCCTATAAAGGCAGAATACTATAACTCTTCTGGAAAAATTTACAGGAGGATAACAGCTGAAAAGGTTGAAATTATAGAGGGATTCCCTACAATAACTCTTATGAAGGCAGATGAGATAGAGAAGGGCACCTATACCACAAATAGATTTAGTGACGTGACATACAATCTAGGAATGGAAGACGATATTTTTACTGAAAGATACCTCAGACGTCCTCCTAGAAAATGGCTTAGATAA
- a CDS encoding DUF3343 domain-containing protein: protein MRSETFCLITADSTHQIMKLEKLILEKDIKVRIIPVPKEITANCGLSIKFDLSFLEEIKSLLPENSSSFSLYTVEKSGLKKNITKV from the coding sequence ATGAGATCTGAAACTTTCTGCCTTATAACAGCCGACTCCACACATCAGATAATGAAGCTTGAAAAACTTATTCTTGAAAAAGATATCAAAGTAAGGATAATACCTGTACCCAAAGAGATCACAGCCAACTGTGGATTATCTATAAAATTTGACCTTTCATTCCTAGAAGAGATCAAATCACTGCTCCCGGAAAACTCCTCTAGTTTTTCCCTCTATACAGTTGAAAAATCAGGGCTAAAAAAAAATATTACCAAAGTATAA
- the yedF gene encoding sulfurtransferase-like selenium metabolism protein YedF, whose amino-acid sequence MNKIVDARGKLCPMPIIMTKKALKEVQEGIVETILDSEISKENLEKMAKETGLSFETTEKSGIYHVKIRKEIKSQEKTANKDKKTVMVIASDQMGDGSEELGKILMKGFIYTLTEMEKVPSTILFYNSGSKITVEGSESVEDLKILIERGTEILTCGTCLNYYGIEEKLAVGEVSNMYTIIERQVEATKVIRP is encoded by the coding sequence ATGAATAAAATCGTAGATGCAAGGGGAAAACTCTGCCCCATGCCAATAATAATGACAAAAAAAGCCTTGAAAGAGGTGCAAGAAGGTATAGTTGAAACTATCCTCGACAGCGAAATTTCAAAGGAAAACCTTGAAAAAATGGCTAAAGAAACCGGCCTCTCTTTTGAAACTACAGAGAAGAGCGGAATATACCATGTAAAAATAAGAAAAGAGATAAAATCACAGGAAAAAACAGCAAATAAAGATAAGAAAACAGTAATGGTGATAGCCTCTGACCAGATGGGAGACGGAAGTGAAGAACTGGGTAAAATCCTGATGAAAGGTTTTATATATACCCTCACAGAGATGGAGAAAGTTCCGAGCACTATACTTTTTTATAATTCCGGGTCCAAAATAACAGTGGAAGGTTCAGAATCTGTGGAAGACTTGAAAATTCTTATAGAAAGAGGAACGGAGATACTGACATGTGGTACCTGCCTCAATTACTATGGTATAGAGGAGAAGCTTGCTGTGGGAGAAGTATCAAATATGTATACTATCATAGAAAGACAAGTAGAGGCCACAAAGGTAATAAGACCCTAA